A single region of the Kocuria rosea genome encodes:
- a CDS encoding MFS transporter yields the protein MTRDRRPGAHLMLVLTATMAVGPLLTHSLSAMSPLVIADLELTEAQFGLLATTTFFVAAVTAVRTGRWADRLAARTLLVVMFGGAALAMLLTAAAPGYAVLLAAMVLSGLGQVMANPATNRLIRLHVPAGRRASWLGIKQAGVQASQLVAGLTFPALGLLLGWRTAVLVAVGAVLLLLVHGWWTVPDNHPGTPVARPSRTTSPSGTTTPFRSRAAGAAARPPMPGAVRAYAAAAALTGLGAQAANVYLPLYAHRELGLDVVAAGATVSVSALVGIASRVLWARVMDRPGADGFVLLAGMALGAAASAVLLVLAPLHPGLAWAVWPAAVLHGGAALAVSVVVMSAAMRAVPADRVGASTGVVTMGLYAGFCAGPLVLGGLLQLTGSFAVGWGVVLVCYLACAALAVLVRSRAHR from the coding sequence GTGACCCGGGACCGCAGGCCGGGCGCGCACCTCATGCTGGTGCTCACCGCCACGATGGCCGTGGGCCCGCTGCTGACCCACAGCCTCTCGGCGATGAGCCCCCTGGTGATCGCGGACCTGGAGCTCACGGAGGCGCAGTTCGGGCTGCTCGCCACCACCACCTTCTTCGTCGCGGCCGTCACCGCGGTGCGCACGGGCCGCTGGGCGGACCGGCTGGCCGCCCGCACCCTGCTGGTCGTGATGTTCGGCGGCGCCGCGCTCGCGATGCTCCTGACCGCCGCCGCGCCGGGCTACGCGGTCCTGCTCGCGGCCATGGTGCTCTCGGGGCTCGGGCAGGTCATGGCCAACCCCGCGACCAACCGGCTCATCCGCCTGCACGTGCCCGCCGGGCGGCGCGCGAGCTGGCTCGGGATCAAGCAGGCCGGCGTGCAGGCCTCGCAGCTCGTGGCGGGCCTGACCTTCCCCGCGCTGGGCCTGCTGCTCGGCTGGCGCACCGCGGTCCTGGTGGCCGTGGGCGCGGTGCTGCTCCTGCTCGTGCACGGCTGGTGGACGGTCCCGGACAACCACCCCGGCACCCCGGTGGCCCGCCCGTCCCGGACGACGTCCCCGTCCGGGACGACGACGCCGTTCCGGTCCCGGGCGGCGGGCGCCGCCGCGCGGCCGCCGATGCCCGGTGCCGTCCGGGCGTACGCCGCGGCCGCGGCACTGACCGGGCTGGGGGCGCAGGCCGCCAACGTCTACCTGCCGCTCTACGCCCACCGGGAGCTGGGCCTCGACGTCGTCGCCGCCGGGGCCACCGTGTCCGTCTCCGCGCTCGTGGGCATCGCCTCCCGGGTGCTGTGGGCGCGCGTGATGGACCGGCCGGGCGCGGACGGCTTCGTGCTGCTGGCCGGCATGGCCCTGGGGGCGGCCGCGAGCGCCGTGCTGCTGGTCCTGGCGCCCCTGCACCCCGGCCTCGCGTGGGCGGTGTGGCCGGCGGCCGTCCTGCACGGGGGTGCGGCACTCGCGGTGAGCGTGGTGGTGATGTCCGCGGCGATGCGCGCCGTGCCCGCCGACCGGGTGGGTGCGTCCACCGGCGTGGTGACCATGGGCCTGTACGCGGGGTTCTGCGCCGGTCCGCTCGTCCTCGGCGGACTGCTCCAGCTCACGGGGTCCTTCGCGGTGGGCTGGGGCGTGGTGCTCGTCTGCTACCTGGCCTGCGCGGCGCTCGCCGTCCTCGTGCGCTCCCGCGCACACCGCTAG
- a CDS encoding superoxide dismutase, giving the protein MAEKYTLPDLPYDYAALEPHISAKIMELHHDKHHATYVAGANTALEKMAEARANGDGAAAAKLSKDLQFNLGGHVNHSVFWQNLSPEGGDKPTGELAAAIEDHFGSFDAFRDHFTAAATTIQGSGWAILALEPVGGNLVIEQMYDQQNGVPVATIPLLQLDMWEHAFYLDYQNVKADYVKAFWNIVNWADVQERFEKALTGGRSII; this is encoded by the coding sequence ATGGCCGAGAAGTACACCCTTCCCGATCTCCCCTACGACTACGCGGCGCTCGAGCCCCACATCTCCGCGAAGATCATGGAGCTGCACCACGACAAGCACCACGCCACCTACGTGGCCGGTGCCAACACCGCCCTGGAGAAGATGGCGGAGGCCCGCGCGAACGGTGACGGCGCCGCCGCGGCCAAGCTGTCCAAGGACCTGCAGTTCAACCTCGGTGGCCACGTGAACCACTCGGTGTTCTGGCAGAACCTCTCCCCCGAGGGCGGCGACAAGCCGACCGGTGAGCTCGCCGCGGCGATCGAGGACCACTTCGGGTCCTTCGACGCCTTCCGCGACCACTTCACCGCCGCGGCCACCACGATCCAGGGCTCCGGCTGGGCGATCCTCGCCCTTGAGCCCGTCGGCGGCAACCTGGTCATCGAGCAGATGTACGACCAGCAGAACGGCGTGCCCGTCGCCACGATCCCGCTGCTCCAGCTGGACATGTGGGAGCACGCGTTCTACCTCGACTACCAGAACGTCAAGGCGGACTACGTCAAGGCCTTCTGGAACATCGTGAACTGGGCGGACGTCCAGGAGCGCTTCGAGAAGGCGCTCACCGGGGGCCGGTCCATCATCTGA
- a CDS encoding MaoC family dehydratase, with translation MTEAQTQPQTVVAFDEVKNLVGKSLGHSAWREITQEQVNTFADATDDHQWIHVDPERAAEGPFGAPIAHGFLTLSLLIPMWSELFDVTGVKTKVNYGLDKVRFTSPVKVGSRIRMTVTITDVQEVKGNGLHLVADGTIEIEGEERPAVVATFLNRFYA, from the coding sequence ATGACCGAAGCACAGACCCAGCCCCAGACCGTCGTCGCCTTCGACGAGGTGAAGAACCTCGTCGGCAAGAGCCTCGGGCACTCCGCCTGGCGGGAGATCACCCAGGAGCAGGTGAACACGTTCGCCGACGCCACCGACGACCACCAGTGGATCCACGTGGACCCCGAGCGTGCCGCCGAGGGCCCGTTCGGCGCCCCGATCGCCCACGGCTTCCTGACCCTGTCCCTGCTCATCCCGATGTGGTCCGAGCTCTTCGACGTCACCGGCGTGAAGACCAAGGTCAACTACGGCCTGGACAAGGTCCGCTTCACCTCTCCCGTCAAGGTGGGCTCGCGGATCCGCATGACCGTGACCATCACCGACGTCCAGGAGGTCAAGGGCAACGGCCTGCACCTGGTGGCCGACGGCACGATCGAGATCGAGGGCGAGGAGCGGCCCGCCGTGGTCGCCACCTTCCTCAACCGCTTCTACGCCTGA
- a CDS encoding ABC transporter substrate-binding protein, whose translation MTTAPALRRRAAAPALGAALLLGLTACGGGDPLAEEDGSATTSSETVTVGSADFPESQIVAELYAGALKSAGVETETSLGIGAREAYVGAVQDGSVDVVPDYSGNLLLFADPEATASSADEIMAALPDALPEGLTVLEASEAENKDAMVVTSGTAEQYGLTSIADLAEVCGELVIAGPPEFAERAYGLDGLEQKYGCVPESFEPINDGGGPLTVQALLDGDVDVADIFTTTPAIADNDLVVLEDPENNFIAQQVLPLAAADRLPQEAVDALNELSGKLTTEALIDLNRQVSGEDQVSPADAAQEWLSANGY comes from the coding sequence ATGACCACCGCTCCCGCGCTCCGCCGCCGCGCCGCCGCGCCCGCCCTGGGCGCCGCCCTGCTGCTGGGCCTGACCGCCTGCGGCGGCGGCGACCCCCTCGCCGAGGAGGACGGGTCCGCGACCACGTCCTCGGAGACCGTGACCGTGGGCTCCGCCGACTTCCCGGAGAGCCAGATCGTGGCCGAGCTCTACGCCGGGGCGCTGAAGTCCGCCGGGGTCGAGACGGAGACGTCCCTGGGCATCGGCGCCCGCGAGGCCTACGTGGGGGCCGTGCAGGACGGGTCCGTGGACGTGGTCCCGGACTACTCCGGCAACCTGCTGCTCTTCGCGGACCCCGAGGCCACGGCGAGCTCGGCCGACGAGATCATGGCGGCCCTGCCGGACGCGCTGCCCGAGGGCCTGACCGTGCTCGAGGCCTCCGAGGCGGAGAACAAGGACGCCATGGTGGTCACCTCCGGGACCGCGGAGCAGTACGGGCTCACGAGCATCGCGGACCTGGCGGAGGTGTGCGGGGAGCTCGTGATCGCGGGTCCGCCCGAGTTCGCCGAGCGCGCCTACGGCCTCGACGGCCTGGAGCAGAAGTACGGCTGCGTGCCGGAGTCCTTCGAGCCGATCAACGACGGCGGCGGCCCGCTCACCGTCCAGGCCCTCCTCGACGGGGACGTGGACGTCGCCGACATCTTCACGACCACCCCGGCGATCGCCGACAACGACCTCGTGGTGCTGGAGGACCCGGAGAACAACTTCATCGCCCAGCAGGTCCTGCCGCTGGCCGCGGCGGACCGGCTGCCCCAGGAGGCGGTGGACGCGCTGAACGAGCTCTCCGGCAAGCTCACCACGGAGGCCCTCATCGATCTGAACCGCCAGGTCAGCGGCGAGGACCAGGTCAGCCCGGCCGACGCCGCGCAGGAGTGGCTGTCCGCCAACGGGTACTGA
- a CDS encoding ABC transporter permease, protein MSLAGGALEWLTDPENWSGPGGIPARLLEHLTYSGVTMAVALAVAVPLGLWVGHTGRGSGVVVGLAGALRALPTLGLLTLFTLLLGLGLVPPIIALVLLAIPPILSGAYAGVANVSPALKDAGAAMGMTGSQVLTRVEVPNALPVILGGVRNAALQVVATVTVVAYINLGGLGRYLIDGLAVRDYDRMLGSVVLVAVLALVVDAVLALAQRLSTSPGLRLAAP, encoded by the coding sequence GTGAGCCTCGCCGGCGGCGCCCTGGAGTGGCTGACCGATCCCGAGAACTGGTCCGGGCCCGGCGGCATCCCCGCCCGGCTGCTGGAGCACCTGACGTACAGCGGCGTGACGATGGCCGTGGCCCTGGCCGTGGCGGTCCCCCTGGGCCTGTGGGTGGGGCACACGGGGCGCGGCTCCGGCGTCGTCGTCGGCCTGGCCGGGGCGCTGCGCGCCCTGCCCACGCTGGGCCTGCTCACCCTCTTCACCCTGCTGCTCGGGCTCGGACTGGTGCCGCCGATCATCGCGCTCGTCCTGCTCGCGATCCCCCCGATCCTGTCGGGGGCCTACGCGGGGGTCGCGAACGTGTCCCCGGCCCTCAAGGACGCCGGGGCGGCGATGGGGATGACCGGGAGCCAGGTGCTGACCCGCGTGGAGGTGCCCAACGCCCTGCCCGTGATCCTGGGCGGGGTCCGCAACGCCGCCCTGCAGGTCGTGGCGACCGTGACCGTGGTCGCCTACATCAACCTCGGCGGCCTCGGCCGCTACCTCATCGACGGCCTCGCCGTGCGCGACTACGACCGGATGCTCGGCTCCGTGGTGCTCGTGGCGGTCCTCGCGCTCGTCGTGGACGCCGTCCTGGCCCTGGCCCAGCGGCTGTCCACCTCGCCGGGGCTGCGCCTCGCCGCTCCCTGA
- a CDS encoding SRPBCC family protein codes for MLKGATTFRLVDTAVVAADPALVERFLLDPGCLRRWNPIPERNYQVSTAVLQLGTSIESTVRVGPLRFSFVNIVSDHVPGRRLRMRTTKGVVDLLVTITWEPVEGGTRIEKAVDGRFTESKAWLWRLLEPAARRSARNALETLGRMIETGDYEFTVPSQLTPHPPRCPLESPPDFF; via the coding sequence ATGCTGAAGGGCGCCACGACGTTCCGGCTGGTGGACACGGCCGTGGTCGCGGCCGACCCGGCCCTGGTGGAGCGCTTCCTGCTCGACCCCGGCTGCCTGCGCCGCTGGAACCCCATCCCGGAGCGGAACTACCAGGTCAGCACGGCCGTGCTGCAGCTCGGCACGTCGATCGAGTCCACGGTCCGCGTGGGCCCCCTCCGCTTCTCCTTCGTGAACATCGTCTCCGACCACGTCCCGGGCCGGCGCCTGAGGATGCGCACCACCAAGGGCGTGGTGGATCTGCTGGTGACCATCACCTGGGAACCGGTGGAGGGGGGCACCCGGATCGAGAAGGCCGTGGACGGGCGGTTCACGGAGTCCAAGGCCTGGCTGTGGCGCCTGCTCGAACCGGCCGCCCGCCGGAGCGCCCGGAACGCCCTCGAGACGCTCGGGCGGATGATCGAGACGGGGGACTACGAGTTCACGGTCCCGTCCCAGCTGACCCCCCACCCGCCCCGCTGCCCGCTCGAGAGCCCGCCCGACTTCTTCTGA
- a CDS encoding ABC transporter permease, translating into MNWTSRNWPYVLELTGTHLVQSVLPLLLGALVAVPVARLAARNRTLRPVLVTGSSLLYTIPSLTLFVVLPLLLGTQITSVVNVVVALTVYVVAILVRSSVDAFESVDRDILQASTAMGYRPLRRFFAVELPLAVPVLVAGLRVASVSNISMVSVGAVIGVQSLGTLFTDGLRRSILEEIAVGIVLTVVLAVLMDLVLRGAGRALTRWQRAGTAPVPRVRRGAVA; encoded by the coding sequence ATGAACTGGACGAGCCGGAACTGGCCCTACGTCCTGGAGCTCACGGGCACGCACCTCGTCCAGTCGGTGCTGCCCCTGCTGCTCGGCGCCCTCGTCGCCGTCCCGGTGGCGCGGCTCGCCGCCCGCAACCGCACGCTGCGCCCGGTGCTCGTCACGGGCTCCTCCCTGCTCTACACCATCCCCTCCCTGACCCTGTTCGTGGTGCTGCCCCTGCTCCTCGGCACGCAGATCACCTCGGTGGTGAACGTGGTCGTGGCGCTGACCGTCTACGTCGTGGCCATCCTGGTGCGCTCCTCCGTGGACGCCTTCGAGTCCGTGGACCGCGACATCCTGCAGGCCTCCACCGCGATGGGCTACCGCCCGCTGCGGCGCTTCTTCGCGGTCGAGCTGCCGCTCGCGGTGCCCGTGCTGGTCGCCGGGCTGCGGGTCGCCTCCGTCAGCAACATCTCCATGGTCAGCGTGGGCGCCGTGATCGGCGTGCAGTCCCTCGGCACCCTGTTCACCGACGGGCTGCGCCGGTCCATCCTCGAGGAGATCGCGGTGGGCATCGTCCTGACCGTGGTCCTGGCGGTGCTCATGGACCTCGTGCTGCGGGGGGCCGGCCGCGCCCTGACGCGCTGGCAGCGGGCGGGCACGGCCCCGGTCCCGCGCGTGCGCAGAGGAGCGGTCGCGTGA
- a CDS encoding amylosucrase, giving the protein MPNTSTPGIPGLSPENQARVITACVRQRVQEGRPADLPGTGWTDFDRRFDEHFPRLTLLFAEIYGHREDFLEQLSELGLQLARSWAERPDDLKDLDARREQDPAWFGARQMLGGVCYVDRYAGNLRGIREQIPYFRELGLTYLHLMPLFEAPEGNSDGGYAVSSYRRVEPRLGTMEELAELSRELRRNGISLVLDFVFNHTSNEHEWARRAAAGEREYEDYYWIFPDRTVPEQFERTTREIFPDDHPGSFTRIGAGEEDPRWVWSTFYSFQWDLNYTNPAVFRAMAAELLFLAAQGVEVLRMDAVAFIWKQLGTACESLPQAHVLLRAYNALCRIAAPAVLFKSEAIVHPDEVARYIEPGQCQLSYNPLQMALTWEAMATREPKLLAQALEERHALPPGTAWVDYVRGHDDIGWTFSDEDAARLGVQGHDHRRFLNAFYTGRHPGSFADGVPFQENPRTGDCRVCGTTASLLGLAEDPASAVDRVLLAHSVAMSTGGIPLLYLGDEVGQLNDPAWNEDPAHAGDARWVHRPPRPVQDYERRHELFSVQGRIFGGIRRMVELRRNSPEFDGNTLLPFDARNPHVLGYQRPGGNTVVLCLANFSDWSQFVTGETLSGFLPQAVELHGNTELDLRHGLLLDAHGFLWIRVLPKR; this is encoded by the coding sequence GTGCCGAACACCAGTACGCCCGGTATCCCGGGCCTGTCGCCGGAGAACCAGGCGCGCGTGATCACCGCGTGCGTCCGCCAGCGGGTGCAGGAGGGCCGCCCGGCGGACCTGCCGGGCACGGGGTGGACGGACTTCGACCGCAGGTTCGACGAGCACTTCCCCCGGCTGACGCTGCTCTTCGCCGAGATCTACGGCCACCGCGAGGACTTCCTCGAACAGCTCAGCGAGCTCGGGCTGCAGCTGGCGCGCTCCTGGGCCGAGCGCCCCGACGACCTCAAGGACCTGGACGCCCGGCGCGAGCAGGACCCCGCGTGGTTCGGCGCGCGGCAGATGCTCGGCGGGGTCTGCTACGTGGACCGGTACGCGGGGAACCTGCGGGGCATCCGGGAGCAGATCCCCTACTTCCGGGAACTGGGCCTGACCTACCTCCACCTCATGCCCCTGTTCGAGGCGCCGGAGGGCAACTCGGACGGCGGCTACGCGGTGTCCTCGTACCGCCGCGTGGAGCCGAGGCTGGGGACCATGGAGGAGCTCGCCGAGCTGAGCCGCGAGCTGCGCCGGAACGGGATCAGCCTGGTCCTCGACTTCGTCTTCAACCACACCTCCAACGAGCACGAGTGGGCGCGCCGGGCCGCCGCGGGGGAGCGGGAGTACGAGGACTACTACTGGATCTTCCCGGACCGCACGGTCCCGGAGCAGTTCGAGCGCACCACGCGGGAGATCTTCCCGGACGACCACCCCGGCTCCTTCACGCGGATCGGCGCCGGCGAGGAGGACCCCCGGTGGGTGTGGAGCACCTTCTACTCCTTCCAGTGGGACCTCAACTACACCAATCCCGCCGTCTTCCGGGCGATGGCCGCGGAGCTGCTGTTCCTGGCCGCCCAGGGCGTCGAGGTGCTGCGCATGGACGCCGTCGCGTTCATCTGGAAGCAGCTGGGCACCGCCTGCGAGTCGCTGCCCCAGGCCCACGTGCTGCTGCGCGCGTACAACGCGCTGTGCCGGATCGCCGCGCCGGCCGTGCTGTTCAAGTCCGAGGCGATCGTCCACCCGGACGAGGTCGCCCGGTACATCGAGCCCGGACAGTGCCAGCTGTCCTACAACCCGCTCCAGATGGCCCTGACCTGGGAGGCGATGGCCACCCGGGAGCCGAAGCTGCTCGCGCAGGCCCTCGAGGAGCGCCACGCCCTCCCGCCCGGCACGGCGTGGGTGGACTACGTGCGCGGCCACGACGACATCGGCTGGACGTTCTCGGACGAGGACGCCGCCCGGCTGGGCGTGCAGGGCCACGACCACCGCCGCTTCCTCAACGCCTTCTACACCGGGCGCCACCCCGGCAGCTTCGCGGACGGCGTCCCGTTCCAGGAGAACCCCCGCACGGGGGACTGCCGCGTGTGCGGGACCACGGCGTCCCTGCTGGGCCTCGCCGAGGACCCGGCGTCCGCGGTGGACCGGGTCCTGCTCGCGCACTCCGTGGCGATGAGCACCGGCGGCATCCCCCTGCTGTACCTGGGCGACGAGGTCGGCCAGCTCAACGACCCCGCCTGGAACGAGGACCCAGCCCACGCCGGCGACGCCCGGTGGGTGCACCGGCCGCCGCGGCCCGTCCAGGACTACGAGCGCCGCCACGAGCTGTTCTCCGTGCAGGGCCGGATCTTCGGGGGCATCCGGAGGATGGTCGAGCTGCGCCGGAACTCCCCGGAGTTCGACGGCAACACGCTCCTCCCGTTCGACGCGCGCAACCCCCACGTGCTGGGCTACCAGCGCCCGGGCGGCAACACGGTGGTGCTGTGCCTGGCGAACTTCTCCGACTGGTCCCAGTTCGTCACGGGGGAGACCCTCTCGGGGTTCCTGCCCCAGGCCGTCGAGCTGCACGGCAACACCGAGCTCGACCTGCGCCACGGTCTGCTGCTCGACGCCCACGGGTTCCTCTGGATCCGCGTGCTCCCGAAGCGCTGA
- a CDS encoding DMT family transporter yields MSAEAGAARAARDRRARAWALLVLSGILEAVWATALGASEGFSRPGPGLLFAVTLVLSMLTLARAARVVPMGTAYAVWTGIGAVLTVAWAAGTGQEQISWAKALFLAGIVACVVGLHAADRPTPGKDR; encoded by the coding sequence TTGTCGGCTGAGGCCGGCGCGGCGCGGGCCGCGCGGGACCGGCGCGCCCGTGCCTGGGCGCTGCTGGTGCTCAGCGGGATCCTGGAGGCGGTCTGGGCCACCGCCCTGGGCGCGTCCGAGGGCTTCTCGCGGCCGGGCCCCGGTCTGCTCTTCGCCGTGACCCTGGTGCTGAGCATGCTCACCCTGGCACGCGCCGCCCGGGTGGTGCCGATGGGCACCGCCTACGCCGTGTGGACGGGCATCGGCGCCGTGCTCACGGTCGCGTGGGCGGCCGGCACGGGGCAGGAGCAGATCTCGTGGGCGAAGGCCCTCTTCCTGGCGGGGATCGTGGCGTGCGTCGTGGGCCTGCACGCCGCCGACCGGCCGACCCCGGGGAAGGACCGGTGA
- a CDS encoding DMT family transporter, producing the protein MGAWTVLVLSGVLEAVWASALAASDGLRRPVPAVVFAVTAAVSLAGLSYAMTALPTGTAYAVWVGIGAALTVAWSMLTGRESATPLRILLVLGLVGCVIGLKVVG; encoded by the coding sequence GTGGGTGCGTGGACGGTGCTGGTGCTCTCGGGCGTCCTCGAGGCGGTGTGGGCGTCCGCGCTCGCGGCCTCGGACGGGCTCCGCCGTCCCGTGCCGGCCGTGGTGTTCGCGGTGACGGCCGCCGTGAGCCTGGCCGGACTGTCCTACGCCATGACGGCCCTCCCCACGGGCACGGCGTACGCCGTCTGGGTGGGCATCGGCGCGGCCCTGACCGTGGCCTGGTCCATGCTGACGGGCCGCGAGTCCGCCACGCCCCTCAGGATCCTGCTGGTGCTCGGCCTCGTCGGCTGTGTGATCGGACTCAAGGTTGTCGGCTGA
- a CDS encoding NAD(P)-dependent malic enzyme: MSDENQQSGPITSEEIFRSHEGGKLAVVSKSPLATRRDLSIAYTPGVAEVSRAVAADPAMARTHTWAGRLVAVVSDGSAVLGLGDIGPAASLPVMEGKAALFKTFADLDSIPIVLDTQDVEEIVRTVKLLRPSFGAVNLEDISAPRCFEIEARLIEELDIPVMHDDQHGTAVVVLAALLNAATLVGKDLEGLKVVIAGAGAAGIAITEILLAQGIDDVVLMDSRGIISRERDDLNAIKAGCAARTNPRGLIGGPKDALEGADVFVGVSGGTVPEEYLTELAEDAIVFALANPDPEIMPEVAAKYASVVATGRSDFPNQINNVLAFPGIFRGALDAGAARITPVMKLEAARAIAAIAAADGLTADHIVPSALDPRVAPAVAEAVAACARAEATV, from the coding sequence ATGAGCGACGAGAATCAGCAGTCCGGCCCGATCACGTCCGAGGAGATCTTCCGCTCCCACGAGGGCGGCAAGCTCGCCGTGGTCTCGAAGTCCCCCCTGGCCACCCGCCGCGACCTGTCCATCGCCTACACCCCCGGGGTGGCCGAGGTGAGCCGGGCGGTGGCCGCCGACCCGGCAATGGCCAGGACGCACACCTGGGCCGGGCGGCTCGTGGCGGTCGTCTCCGACGGCTCCGCCGTGCTGGGCCTGGGCGACATCGGCCCGGCCGCGTCCCTGCCGGTGATGGAGGGCAAGGCCGCCCTGTTCAAGACCTTCGCGGACCTGGACTCGATCCCGATCGTGCTCGACACCCAGGACGTCGAGGAGATCGTGCGCACCGTCAAGCTGCTGCGCCCGTCCTTCGGCGCGGTGAACCTCGAGGACATCTCGGCCCCGCGCTGCTTCGAGATCGAGGCCCGCCTCATCGAGGAGCTCGACATCCCGGTGATGCACGACGACCAGCACGGCACCGCCGTCGTCGTCCTGGCCGCCCTGCTCAACGCCGCGACCCTGGTGGGCAAGGACCTGGAGGGCTTGAAGGTCGTGATCGCCGGCGCCGGAGCGGCCGGGATCGCGATCACCGAGATCCTGCTGGCCCAGGGCATCGACGATGTGGTGCTGATGGACTCCCGGGGCATCATCTCGAGGGAGCGCGACGACCTCAACGCGATCAAGGCCGGCTGTGCGGCGCGCACCAATCCGCGCGGGCTGATCGGCGGACCCAAGGACGCCCTCGAGGGCGCCGACGTGTTCGTGGGCGTCTCGGGCGGGACGGTCCCCGAGGAGTACCTCACCGAACTCGCCGAGGACGCGATCGTGTTCGCCCTGGCCAACCCGGACCCGGAGATCATGCCCGAGGTCGCCGCGAAGTACGCCTCCGTGGTCGCCACCGGCCGGTCGGACTTCCCGAACCAGATCAACAACGTGCTGGCCTTCCCCGGCATCTTCCGCGGCGCCCTGGACGCCGGGGCGGCCCGGATCACCCCGGTCATGAAGCTCGAGGCCGCCCGGGCGATCGCGGCGATCGCCGCCGCCGACGGTCTGACCGCGGACCACATCGTGCCCTCCGCCCTGGATCCCCGGGTCGCCCCGGCCGTGGCGGAGGCCGTGGCGGCCTGCGCGCGGGCCGAGGCGACCGTCTGA
- a CDS encoding ABC transporter ATP-binding protein: MTDIAIRFEGAGKTYPDGTTAVEALDLEIPRGSLTVFVGPSGCGKTTSLRMINRMVEPTSGSVTVEGRDVTSVPAHELRRSMGYVMQQSGLLPHRTVVDNIATVPRLNGVPRKQARERAHELLSTVGLAEALGSRYPSQLSGGQQQRVGVARALAADPPVLLMDEPFSAVDPVVRQDLQRELLDLQRRLHRTIVFVTHDIDEAILLGNRVAVFATGGRLAQYATPEELLRAPADDFVADFVGRDRGFRSLTFDSAHDIPVHPVATVRPDGTQGVAGTGDGPVPDGWTLRVDDDGAPRGWVRPGAEDDPVVGGTLHRPGSSLRSALDAALSSPSGLAVVVDDDGRAVGIMQPGEIIAAIEDARLGGRTPR; the protein is encoded by the coding sequence ATGACCGACATCGCGATCCGTTTCGAGGGCGCCGGCAAGACGTACCCGGACGGGACCACGGCCGTCGAGGCCCTCGACCTCGAGATCCCCCGCGGGTCCCTCACCGTGTTCGTGGGACCCTCCGGCTGCGGCAAGACCACCTCCCTGCGGATGATCAACCGCATGGTGGAGCCCACCTCCGGCTCCGTCACGGTCGAGGGCCGTGACGTCACGTCCGTGCCCGCCCACGAGCTGCGCCGCTCCATGGGCTACGTCATGCAGCAGTCGGGCCTCCTGCCGCACCGGACCGTGGTGGACAACATCGCGACCGTCCCGCGGCTCAACGGCGTGCCGAGGAAGCAGGCGCGGGAGCGGGCCCACGAGCTGCTGAGCACCGTGGGGCTCGCCGAGGCCCTGGGCTCCCGCTACCCCTCCCAGCTCTCGGGCGGTCAGCAGCAGCGCGTGGGCGTGGCCCGGGCGCTCGCCGCCGACCCGCCGGTCCTGCTCATGGACGAGCCGTTCTCCGCCGTGGACCCCGTGGTGCGCCAGGACCTGCAGCGCGAGCTGCTGGACCTCCAGCGCCGGCTGCACCGCACCATCGTGTTCGTCACCCACGACATCGACGAGGCGATCCTGCTCGGCAACCGGGTGGCCGTCTTCGCCACCGGCGGGCGGCTGGCGCAGTACGCCACCCCGGAGGAGCTGCTGCGCGCGCCCGCCGACGACTTCGTGGCGGACTTCGTGGGCCGGGACCGCGGCTTCCGCTCCCTGACCTTCGACTCGGCCCACGACATCCCCGTGCACCCGGTGGCCACCGTGCGCCCGGACGGCACCCAGGGCGTGGCCGGCACCGGGGACGGGCCCGTCCCCGACGGGTGGACGCTGCGGGTCGACGACGACGGCGCCCCCCGCGGCTGGGTGCGGCCCGGCGCGGAGGACGACCCCGTGGTCGGCGGCACCCTGCACCGGCCCGGCAGCTCCCTGCGCAGCGCCCTGGACGCGGCCCTGTCCTCGCCGTCGGGCCTCGCCGTGGTCGTCGACGACGACGGCCGGGCGGTCGGGATCATGCAGCCGGGGGAGATCATCGCGGCCATCGAGGACGCGCGGCTCGGCGGGCGGACGCCCCGATGA